In Esox lucius isolate fEsoLuc1 chromosome 3, fEsoLuc1.pri, whole genome shotgun sequence, the sequence CTTCTAATTTCTTGGGTACTTTttcttgtttctgtgtgtttgtgggctgCACTCAATTTCCTAAATATTGCACtgtgtttgataaaacatttattatatacaaaaaaagatacagtggggagaacaagtatttgatacactgccgattttgcaggttttcccacttacaaagcatgtagaagtctgtcatttttatcataggtactcaactggtattcaactgtgagtgatggaatctttaaaaaaaatccagaaaatcatattgtatgatttttaagtaattaatttgcattttattgcatgacataagtatttgatacatcagaaaagcagaacttaatatttggtacagaaacctttgtttgcaattacagagatcatatgtttcctgtagttcttgaccaggtttgcacacactgcagcagggattttggcccactccttcatacagaccttctccagatccttcaggtttcagggctgtcgctgggcaatacggactttcagctcccttcaaagattttctattgggttcaggtctgaaaactggctaggccactccaggaccttgagatgcttcttacggagccactcagttgccctggctgtgtgtttcgggtcgttgtcatgctggaagacccagccacgacccatcttcaattctcttactgagggaaggatacatggccccatccatcctcccctcaataccgtgcagtcatcctgtcccctttgcagaaaagcatccccaaagtatgatgtttcctcctccatgcttcacggttgggatggtgttcttggggttgttctcatccttctttttcctccaaacacagcgagtggagtttagaccaaaaagctctattttagtctcatcagaccacatgaccttgtcccattcctcctctggatcatccagatggtcattggcaaacttcagacgggcctggatatgcgctggcttgagcagggggaccttccgtgcgctgcaggattttaatccatgatggcgtagtgtgttactaatggttttctttgagactgtggtcccagctctcttcaggtcattgaccaggtcctgccttgtagttctgggctgatccctcaccttcctcatgatcattgatgccccgcgaggtgagatcttgcatggagccccagaacttcttccattttctaataattgcgccaacagttgttgccttctcaccaagctgcttgcctattgtcctgtagcccatcccagccttgtgcaggtctacaattttatccccgatgtccttacacagctctctggtcttgtccattttggagaggttggtgtctgtatgattgagtgtgtgtggacagtgtcttttatacaggtaactaattcaaacaggtgcagttaatacaggtaatgagtggagaataggagggcttcttaaagaaaaactaacaggtttgtgaggGCCGGAATTctcactggttggtaggtgatcaaacaatacaatcatacaatgtgattttctggattttttttttaatattcagtctctcacagatgaagtgtacctatgataaaaattacagacctctacattctttgtaattaggaaaacctgcaaaatcggcagtgtatcaaatacttgttctcctcactgtatatataaaaggttttgcttaattttttccccatcAGATGTGTCTAGCCCTGTCTGcatatgatgatgatggtgatgacatccatgtgtctctctctttctctgcagcCTTCAGAGAAGTGTGGCATTCTCAATGTGACCAAGATCACTGAGCATGGCAAGAAAGTACGGTGAGTGGTGAAACGTCATACACACATTGATAAACTGCCTTTCGGAGGAACATACTCTGGAGTCCTTGTTGAGTTAAACGAATTTGATTTCTTTAGCTAAGACTCAACCTAGATTGTGTCCAAAATGAATGACTGAGTTGATGGTTTGCCAAGGGGAGTCATCCTTTGACAGATGATGGACAACGGattgtaaaatatttcacaGTTTCTGCATAGTTGACTTTGGTTAAACAAAGACCTGACAGTGAAAAGCCTGAAGGATTTACacttctttgtttctttctgtctgtttacaGCAAGAGTTGGATGTCATCCTGGGCAGTCCTCCACAGCTCCACGCTGCTATTTGCTAAAGGCCAGGGGGGCGGGACCAGCTGGGTGAGTAGTGTCAATCTGCGACTATATTCAACACTAGATTTTTCAGACTGTGCTCCTCTGACAACCAGAAATTATTAATCCTAgggtctcctcctccaccaataATTATTATCCTAGGGTCTCCTCCTCCACAAAGACTTTTACCCTgctgtctcctcctccaccaataATGATTAACCTAGGgtcacctcctccaccaatAATTATTAACCTAgggtctcctcctccaccaataAGTATTAACCTAgggtctcctcctccaccaataATTATTAACCTAgggtctcctcctccaccaataATGATTAACCTAgggtctcctcctccaccaataATTATTAATCTAcggtctcctcctccaccaataATTATTAATCTAcggtctcctcctccaccagtaATTATTAACCTAgggtctcctcctccaccagtaATTATTAACCTAgggtctcctcctccaccagtaATTATTAACCTAGGgtctccacctccaccagtaATTATTAACCTTAGGTCTCCTTCTCCACCAGTAATTATTAACCTAgggtctcctcctccaccagtaATTATTAACCTAgggtctcctcctccaccaataATTATTAACCTAgggtctcctcctccaccaataATTATTAACCTAgggtctcctcctccaccaataATTATTAATCTAcggtctcctcctccaccaataATTATGAATCTACGGTCTCCTCTTCCACCAGTAATTATTAACCTAgggtctcctcctccaccagtaATTATTAACCTAgggtctcctcctccaccagtaATTATTAACCTAGGGTCTCCTGCTCCACCAGTAATTATTAACCTTaggtctcctcctccaccagtaATTATTAACCTCCTCCATCAAAACAAATTACCCTGATTGGTCCTTTCCCAAGATGCTCCTCTCACTGCTAGGCAGCATGATGCTCTTTACTATTGTATGTGTTGGAACCCTCACCTCTTCAAATGGATTGACGTGTCTGTTTCTCCTTGTAGTTTGGAGTTGGCCAGTCTAAGCCAGAGTTCACTGTGGACCTACGAGGAGGATCTATAGAGTGGGCTTCCAAGGAGAAGTCCAGCAAGAAGCACGTCATAGAGGTTAATCAACTTCTAGACATAATTCAAACACCTTATGTTGGTAAAAGGGAATTATATTTGGGTTTGACCAATATGGTGTTAGGCCAACTTATACAATGACAGCACTTCATTGTTGTCTTGGTGTGGGTTTTACTACCAGCACCAGCTAGCATGTATTCTTCAACCTGCTACCAAACCTGTTTGTCTCCTGGTGCAGCTGAAAACCCGTCAGGGAACAGAGCTGCTAATCCAGTCAGACGCTGAGAGCATCATCAGTGACTGGTATAGAGCTCTGTTGGATACCATCAGCACACATGTGAGTCTACGtttgcacacacgcacgcaaacatcttgcacacacactcactcacacacacacaaaaatcttgcaaacacactcacacacacgcaaacgtcttgcaaacacactcacacacacataaacactctaAAGCACTgtaatctggtccacttgttcagggcggcagccttcaccatgttagTGGCATtatctgttgtaatacagactagacgactctcatctagggccccaatcagctaaagcttctctcatccctgttgtgatgttctcacttgtatgatcctctgggaaaaatacagtttgcaaacagcgacttttcaggtggaagtcctcattaataaagtgtacggtcagacttatgtagggctccgttgtccggctggaccacaagtctgttgtggCTGTATAATATTCAGATTGTGACAGctcataccgcttgtcaagcgaccggatCATGTtcttaaaaccctctttggtaaccgtgttaattggtatcatgtctttggcgacgtgaaatgttattgaatctgtgatttctctctgccgtttggaaacTTATGTTGTAATCCTGGCAAAGGCATCAGAAATCTTTTTTTGGTTTGGACGGCGTTGAGATGCTTTAAACTCATCGTAggaacaaattggtcgtgttgcaaggcactctcgacaaagtacctgcttttggtcaacatcatcctgtctgtaggaTGTCttgcgcaagcagagcctgcatgtcaaccacgtgcagcaacgaacgccatgtttaaaataataataataaactgtgtatccaataacccagaAATCGGAGTAAATTacgttatatcagacagataaaATGCTAGTttaacatatacactcacctaaaggattattaggaacacctgttcaatttctcattaatgcaattatctaatcaaccaatcacatggcagttgcttcaatgcatttaggggtgtggtcctggtcaagacaatctcctgaactccaaactgaatgtcagaatgggaaagaaaggtgatttaagcaattttgagcgtggcatggttgttggtgccagacgggccggtctgagtatttcacaatctgctcagttactgggattttcacgcacaaccatttctagggtttacaaagaatggtgtgaaaagggaaaaacatccagtgtgcggcaatcctgtgggcgaaaatgccttgttaatgctagaggtcagaggagaatgggccgactgattcaagctgatagaagagcaactttgactgaaataaccacttgttacaacggaggtatgcagcaaagcatttgtgaagccacaacacgcacaaccttgaggcggatgggctacaacagctgaagaccccatcgggtaccactcatctccactacaaatagggaaaataggctacaattttcacaagctcaccaaaattggacagttgaagactggaagaaagtTGCCTGGTCTGGTGAgtttcaatttctgttgagacattcagatggtagagtcagaatttggcgtaaacagaatgagaacatggatccatcatgccttgttaccactgtgcaggctggtggtggtggtgtaatggtgtgggggatgttttcttggcacactttaggcctcttagtgccaattgggcatcgtttaaatgccacggcctacctgagcattgtttctgaccatgtccatccctttatgaccaccatgtacccatcctctgatggctacttccagcaggacaatgcaccatgtcacaaagcttgattaatttcaaattggtttcttgaacatgacaatgagttcactgtactgaaatggccccccacagtcaccagatctcaacccaatagagcatctttgggatgtggtggaacgggagcttcgtgccctggatgtgcatcccacaaatctccatcaactgcaagatgctatcctatcaatatgggccaacatttctaaagaatgctttcagcaccttgttgaatcattgccacgtagaattaaggcagttctgaaggcgaaatggggtcaaacacagtattagtatggtgttcctaataatcctttaggtgagtgtatatatatattgtagactgatataaaAATTGCACGTTCTGCAATATGACTATTGTGGATGCATACCTCGCAATGTCGATGCggaaacgatatatcgtgcagccctactgTACATCGATTCAGTGGCAGAGTTGccatgtttatttctttgtcaCTCCTCCCGAAAAACTATAGCAACATTTAAGGAGAAAAACATCTAAGAAAGGGGACAGTTGGATCTCTCAATGGAGACAGGGAGTGAGGAGTATGTCATTGATGTCTGCCTTGTGTGTCTCTGACTGTCTTCCTTCCCGTATGGCCTCACCAGGCCTGGGAGTCTGATGAGGCCATAGAGGAGGACATGCCAGAGTCTCCTGGAGCTGAGAaacaagacagagaaaaagaccaCAAGATGACCAAAGGTTAGTaacacctgtgtctgtctgtctaataggttacctgtgtctgtctgtctggtgtgttacctgtgtctgtctgtctggtgtcttacctgtgtctgtctgtctggtgtcttacctgtgtctgtctgtctggtgtcttacctgtgtctgtctgtctggtgtcttacctgtgtctgtctgtctggtgtcttacctgtgtctgtctgtctggtgtcttacctgtgtctgtctgtctggtgtcttacctgtgtctgtctgtctgtctggtgtcttacctgtgtctgtctgtctgtctggtgtcttacctgtgtctgtctgtctgtctggtgtcttacctgtgtctgtctgtctgtctgtctccaacaCTTCATCCGCCTGTGTGAGCCAACATCTATTTCTGATGATCCGTTTGGATTGTGGACACAAGAACAGTCATCGTGTGATGTAGAGATACTGGGTCGTCTAGAAACAAATCCACCAGGGTGCTTTGCTCTATTGCCTTAATGGCACCGCGAGGAGAGCTTACAAAAAAGCTCTATATAGTTGGAATACTCTTCTTTGATTAATAGAAATAATGCTTTGAAATACTGATTAATATGGAGTGCATGTGTCTACTTGGACCAGTTACTTCTGTTACTTAAGCCTTATTATTTTTTGCTTCTGTGGGATACTTGAGTTAGTGAAAATATTCAagtattttcatatttcatcATCATAAAATGTGGCTTAAGGTACAGCAAATGTAAAACACATGAAATTAATAGTGTGATGTTTGGATTCCGTCTTGTTTCAGGTTTTGTATTATCACCATTGGTTTAATAATTTTCACACTATCTCCAAACTGTTCCTTTCCCCTACTATGCGTTTCATATTTCCTctttaataaacatttcaatgtaGCCCTATCCATAAAGGCCAAGGTATGACAACTACAAGTCACAGACTTTGTAACTGCTTAGTAATACTTATGTGTTTTTAAACATGTACTGTTTCCCTCTGGTCAAGAGTTTTTTTGCACATCTGTCCTGTAGCTATAAAGCCTTCTACCAGTATGGACACATCTGAGAACAAGAAGACCAAACATAAGCTGAAGAAGTTCCTCACACGGAGGCCTACTCTGCAGACAGTCAGAGACAAGGGTTACATTAAAGGTATTACAGGTGGACTGTAGTGACGATTAGAAAACCTGAATGTGTCATGGATGACCACACTAGTGATTCTATTTCCATGCAAAGAACTTCACCACACTTGCACAATTTGGCAtctgaaaatgacattgttgcCATTGTTTTCCGGTAGCTAAGTGTTTCTCACCTCTGTATGCCCTCTGTGTGTCTCAGACCAGGTGTTTGGCTGCAGTCTGGGTGTCCTCTGTCAGAGAGAGAACTCGTCCGTGCCAAGCTTCGTCATGATGTGCATCGACCACGTAGAAAACAATGGTTGGTGTCTGTGCTCTCTGTCCTTCTGCCAGTCTCTGTCCTTCTGCCAGTCTCTGTCCTTCTGCCAGTCTCTGTCCTTCTGCCAGTCTCTGTCCCGTCTGCCAGTCTCTGTCCCGTCTGCCAGTCTCTGTCCCGTCTGCCAGTCTCTGTCCCGTCTGCCAGTCTCTGTCCCGTCTGCCAGTCTCTGGCAGTCTGGTGAACGGTTGTTGTCTATGCCAGTCAGAGATGTGGTGAgttgaatgtaaaatatgtttgccagggtctgtatttttttactctgGGCCACACAACTAGCAGCGGACATTCAAGCCCTGGATCAGCTGACCCTCACTGCCCTTAAGTCTATTGGGTTGGTGTTAAatgatggtgtggttgttgtaTGGTTGTATTGGTTTTGAGTGGTTGTTGAATGGTTGTATtggtgttgtgtggttgttgaaTGGTTGTATTGGTTTTGAGTGGTTGTTGaatggttgtgtggttgttgaatggttgtgtggttgttgaaTGTTTGTATGGTTGTATGGTTGTTGAATGGTTGTATTGGTTGTAGAATGGTTGTGTGGTAATGATGATGCTCCTCTGTTTTCCTCTGTAGCTCTGAATGTGGATGGACTGTACAGAGTGAGTGGAAACCTGGCAGTAATCCAGAAACTTCGTTTTGCTGTCAATCACGGTAGTACTGCTACCATCTACTTCAATAATACTGTGATGGGGAATACGTTGTACGTaccttttcacatgactgtagtaTTCTGAATAATGGTGGTCCTGTGTGTTTCTAGATGAGAAGGTGGACCTGGAAGATGGGAAGTGGGAGGACATCCATGTGATTACGGGGGCGCTGAAGATGTTCTTTAGAGAATTACCTGAGCCCCTCTTCACATATGGCTTATTCCAAGACTTTGTCAATGCCATCAGTGAGTAGATTAAGGCACTTCAGGGGTTGTTTCAGCCAGTCACTAACCTCAACCAACTACCGTAATTGATCAATACAATGATCTGACATTGCGCACTCCTGGTCCTTGGTGGTCAGAAATACAAAGGGCCTTGGTAATCCAGACCCAGTGTGTCATATACTGCTGCAATAATGGGTTCCCTATACAGCACCAGGGAGGATTTACTGGGGAATAAGGGACCCATGGCATATGCCTTCCCAGTGTTATTATTACGAGCACTGTGCagttataaatgttttacttagtTTGTCATTAGCATCCAATTATACTGATGTACAGTTGTAGTACTAAATCTACCCAATGGGTGGCGCTGCATCACAGTACAGATAATGATTGTACTGGTTTTCATCTGACCATgaatgctgttgttttttttctgctgaACCGGAAGTTTTAATGAGATGCAAATTTTTGTTATTGGTTTTTAAAAAATTGTCCTATGTTGTCTACTAATGTATATTTCCCCTGTCATTGTTTCTGCTAAACAGAGATCCCAGACTACAAGCTGCGCGTCCAGTCGATCAAAGAGCTGGTTAAACAGTTGCCAAGACCCAACCAAGACACCATGCAGGTCCTGTTCAAACACCTCCGGAAGTAAGTCAGAACTACACCGTTAACTAAATTACAGTATGATCTGACTGTGTTGGCCTCGTTTTGGTGTATTCACTTTTTAGCCAGAGTATAGTTGTCAAATTCTGGTaactggtaaaaaaaatcttccagaaatgtatttactgtacaatATCATAATTGTACATCATTAGCTCTAATGACCCACCCCCGTCACATGCTGGGTCACACACTGAGTTTTGACAGGTTTTTTTTGGGTTTTTTTAGTATCCTGCCAGACCATCAGGGTCAGTAAGGTTTAATTGACCtctctggttaaataaaacTAAACCCATGTTTTCTGTCTGCAGGGTCATTGACTATGGTGAGGTAAACCGTATGACCACACAGAGCGTTGCCATCGTTTTCGGCCCCACCCTCCTCAGACCCGAGACTGAAACGTGGAACATGGCGGTACACATGGTCTATCAGAACCAGATAGTGGAGCTCATCTTGTTAGAGTACGAAGGCATTTTTAGGTAGAGACCTGGGGGGGACATTTCTCCTAGGTACAGATCTATGATCAGCCTTCCCTTCCCTcattcctaaccttaaccattagtGGGGGAAATGCCAAACTCATCCGGATCAGTGTCTAAGGGCCACTTCACCCTATTGCAGTAGAAATGGGAAGCAGTGACAGCCTGAGGGATCGACGGGATATATATTTACTAGGAACACAATGGAAGCAAAACTGGTCTAAAATGAGAGGGGATTTGTGCAGTTCCTGAACTTGTCCATTCTTTGTCCTTTTTggtagcaaaacattttgttttggtgttCACCAATGAATACAATCCTGGCCTCCCATCCTATCAGAACAAGAGCCCAGCCTGACCACGCTGAGCTCTTCATCTAGACCCGGCCATTCCAACTCTCCCAATATCCTCTGGTCATTCACACCTTGGATTCCATCTTCCACTGACCAAACCAGTATGAGTAGTAAATGTCATAAAACAAGGATGGActtatcacccccccccctcaacaCACCACTCCACTCAGTGTCAGGATTCATCAGACTTTCGTCAAAAGGCAAAATTGACTTCTGACTGTCCCGCCACTGGATTTCCACTGCCAGTCTGGACAGCATGCTGAGGAGAGGATGGACAATATGTCAGTAAAACACTGTAGATATTCTAGTTGAATGGGATGTCTGGCTGCCTTCAGTCCCCCCACCGAGTCATCAGTATTGAGAACAGAGGGACTGTCCCCTGTGCCGGCTGCACCACACAGTATGTAGCCAgcactgtacagtatattagcCTGCTGAGGACAGAACATATCGTTGTAGTGAgaggtctctctctgtctatgaAATGGGACGCTCTCATCTCCTCTGTTCATTCTCTTCTAAAGTAgtctttccctctatctctcttgtCTGGAGACACTGGAAGCAGTCTGTACTACACTACTAAAGGTAGGGCGCTATGGAGGGGGTAGGGTACCAATTGGTCACAGGCTCATGATTTCACCAAAACACTCTGCTTCTCTGGTTCTTCTACCGGTAAGCATTCAACCTGAAAACAGACTTGGTACTTGGCTGTGTATATATTAGACTGCCTGTAAATGTATGATAATAAGGCAAGCAGCCTTTAATAAATGGAAGttgtattgaaataaaaaatgtccagGTGTAGTGTGTgactgagtcccaaatggcaccatattccatTTATAGTTCATGGGCCTGATTTAAAGCAGTGCACTTTAAAGGGAAAAGGACATTGGGGCGATGTGTGTGGAAATATGTTTTGTGAAGACATCTGATAGCAATTAAAGGATGAGTTGATCTGAGTTAGAAACTTGGGAAAACGATCACTATTGTATTCTGATTCATTCCATAGAAATTAACTAATTGTGTAAAATGCCATTAAATATGGTTGGAAAATACAAGTAACTTTCCCGAAATGCCCAAGTGTTCCCTGTTGGGaggattttctggatatttgtctTATTCCCTCCTGATTCCTAAAACCTCCCAACCAGGATGTTGGGAAATGTCATTTTGCAACCCGGTCCTATTATTTAAACTGGGATTTTGGAAGTTTGCCTGTATTTGGGGTAAATGACACATCTCGAATGTATTCATTTTCCAAACTAACTACTGTTCATGTCTCTGTCAAATTTGAATAAAAGCCTCCAATGAGTCTCTGTGAAACTGTCGCCTCTTGAGTGTTGGCCACTTTAACTGAGAATACCAACATTGACCCCCTTCATGCCCACACTGACCCCAtccatgcatacattttgtttatagtCATTTTGTTATtgattaaatattgtttttaatcaatGCATAATACATCATattgacaaaatgaaaatgtttttagaaatagaTTTTGGGGTGAAGTGGCTAGTGTTTACAACCTTTGCCATGAGTCTCCAAATTGAGGCCAGGTGAGTCTTGTGTCctttgagatgtctctagaacttgattgatgtccacctgtggcaaattagATTGATTGGACCTGATGTAGAAAGGCACACCCCTGTGTACAGTGTCTTCAGTAAGGGTtcaaccataaccctaaccccttcactttctccacatttgtttgttttaaaagatTACAGTTAATTTGAAAATGTCTTAGCCATTAACCTACATGGGGGGCATTTGtgataatttattgaaaatgtaaaactaaaatatttcaAGTACATAGGGATTCAGACCTCTTATTCAGCACTTCATAGAGGTGCCTTTGGCAGCAACCACAGCTTCAAGACTGTTTGGATATGAATCTAGCAGCTCTGCATACCTGGATTTGACAACACCCCTCATTCTCATTCCTGGATGATTCCAGATTTCCTCTGCCTTATGTTATTTCCACTGTTGTGTCTGATGTGTGCCAGAGTCTCAGATGTTTCTTTAATATCCTATGATGGTAAACTATGAACTGGAGATAACTGGGACAAAGAAAGGTATGAAGCCAAACCATCAGTGGGTAAATCAAATCTAATTTCTTTGGTCCTGAAGTTACTGTGTGACAATTgcaaacagaacaacatactgtatatccaaAGGTCAACACTCTGTTTCTATCAAACAATTAccttttcttatttattttttagaatatTTGTTAATATGAAGAAAAATGTCCATGTACTGCCGTTGGTCATTTCAGTAGAGGGCACGCCAGGAGGGATGGACTAAAATAATCCTCCCACAACTACTCCCAGGCTGCACTGTCACCAATCCAATATTCAGAATCAGCATGatcatgtaaaaaatatatatgcatttCAACATATGTCAACTGTTACATTATTAAGTGTTCTATATGGTTGTGTTCTAACACAAACTGTTTAACATTGTGATGTCCCATTAAGAACTATCAAAACCCTTTTCCCCCCCAACAAATGAAGGCAACGTTGTCAAAGGCAACAAATTCCTCACACACCAAATATTgtcatttgaataatgatttattttaaaagaatgagTTGGCACAAGAAGATGGAAcgtcagcattggctgaccagAATGGGCAAATAGTGTGTGGTAGATACTGagggaaatatttgtattatttagaTGGTCAGGTCTGGGTGAATTTCTGCTTTAAATGGTTGAGTATAGCAGAGAAGGAACCCTCCATAGAGGAGAGTGTAGGAGGAGCCTTTACTTTAAATGTATCCAACAGTGGCTTTGtatgaggggccgtataagacattattcattctgagactctcacatacatacattgtcctttcacatacatatattttcactctcacatacatacattctcctttcacagaaaatgtatgcatgtgtaaagtaaatatatgtatgtgagagaagaatgtgtgtgtgtgagagacaaagtatagtggaaacggaaggagtatagttgaaacggatggcagaacatttctcgCGATGTGATTGGCTGTTAACCTcacctgtgattggctgagaaactcGAGCAGAGTCTTGTTCAGGTCGCGATCAGCTTGGAATGTGACGAACGCTTTGCAGCGAGCCATTGGATttttaagaactattttaacatgctctGATACTATTTCTTCCATTGAG encodes:
- the arhgap12a gene encoding rho GTPase-activating protein 12a isoform X9, which gives rise to MCWSVCLSVPGAGSAVRPTCLCDSEPVSGREGEEVGCVLGLSSASALGPQDRTRHHSRNRDAMYPTDETITAVFPSGNGGRSESPVYTNLQELKISGSNLPPAPSTSPLHVHGDWETHKDQSGRHYYHNRSTQERTWKPPRAREASTGSRGDPHGNSTGEAEKTPPLSLSPSFLPLLSLSIGRFQPLSLDDNYHSPYSSQSDSQYGSPPQGWSEELDEHGHILYVSDYTNEKWIKHVDEQGRPYYYNADGSRSEWVLPKYNQSPPLPGGGDTHKSRSLDRKQVEPIVLSKWRHSTYVLDTNDKRLIKNIRRFRTGSGRPHPYRQTQDAATGPKVSGSPDSDSSDPSSPKHPTSPSEKCGILNVTKITEHGKKVRKSWMSSWAVLHSSTLLFAKGQGGGTSWFGVGQSKPEFTVDLRGGSIEWASKEKSSKKHVIELKTRQGTELLIQSDAESIISDWYRALLDTISTHAWESDEAIEEDMPESPGAEKQDREKDHKMTKAIKPSTSMDTSENKKTKHKLKKFLTRRPTLQTVRDKGYIKDQVFGCSLGVLCQRENSSVPSFVMMCIDHVENNALNVDGLYRVSGNLAVIQKLRFAVNHDEKVDLEDGKWEDIHVITGALKMFFRELPEPLFTYGLFQDFVNAIKIPDYKLRVQSIKELVKQLPRPNQDTMQVLFKHLRKVIDYGEVNRMTTQSVAIVFGPTLLRPETETWNMAVHMVYQNQIVELILLEYEGIFR